One window of Saccharopolyspora phatthalungensis genomic DNA carries:
- a CDS encoding replication-relaxation family protein, with amino-acid sequence MINQPVRQRALRGLRPARPTPRVANSIEHQATLAWRLTPRDKWIIRMLHEHRVLTASQITLCAFPSFRSGRQRLRELFQWSVLDRFQPSIVLGTAPMHYVLGPAGAAVLAGEEGLDVKDLGYRRDRAMGIAHNLRLAHTVGVNEWFTTLIAHAHGHPEETVGAWWSETRCAKHFGDLVRPDAYGRWQHSGREFEFFLEFDLATEAQARVAAKLHGYAQLAAATGITTPVLVWLPTARRETATRRLLTRTWRDLDEPHRVPIATAAADLLNPDVPEPSPAEPVWLLLAASTTRAASTRRGLHELPDAWPHLPPPTVSPEPTTNSVSSPAMLPPPAPMPPKAHAPRHTSARNQGPEVTPE; translated from the coding sequence GTGATCAACCAGCCTGTCCGCCAACGTGCGCTGCGTGGCCTCAGGCCCGCACGCCCCACCCCGCGCGTGGCGAACTCGATCGAGCATCAAGCCACGCTCGCGTGGCGGCTGACCCCACGGGATAAGTGGATCATCCGGATGCTGCACGAGCACCGCGTGCTCACCGCCAGCCAGATCACCCTGTGCGCGTTCCCGTCGTTTCGCTCCGGACGGCAACGACTGCGGGAGTTATTCCAATGGTCAGTCCTCGACCGCTTCCAGCCCTCGATCGTCCTGGGCACCGCGCCCATGCACTACGTCCTCGGACCCGCCGGCGCCGCGGTGCTGGCCGGTGAAGAGGGCCTGGATGTCAAAGACCTCGGCTATCGCCGGGACCGGGCGATGGGAATCGCCCACAACCTGCGCCTTGCCCATACCGTCGGCGTCAACGAATGGTTCACCACGCTGATCGCCCACGCCCACGGACACCCGGAGGAAACGGTCGGGGCGTGGTGGTCGGAGACTCGCTGCGCGAAGCATTTCGGTGATCTGGTGCGCCCCGACGCCTACGGCCGCTGGCAGCACAGCGGACGGGAGTTCGAGTTCTTCCTCGAGTTCGACCTCGCCACCGAAGCGCAGGCGCGTGTGGCAGCCAAACTCCACGGCTACGCCCAACTTGCCGCCGCCACCGGCATCACCACCCCGGTCCTGGTGTGGCTGCCCACCGCACGCCGTGAAACCGCCACCCGCCGGCTGCTCACCCGCACGTGGCGCGACCTCGATGAACCCCACCGCGTTCCCATCGCTACAGCCGCAGCCGACCTGCTTAACCCCGACGTACCGGAGCCCAGCCCCGCCGAACCGGTCTGGCTCCTACTGGCCGCCAGCACCACCAGGGCCGCCTCGACTCGGCGAGGTCTGCACGAGTTGCCCGACGCCTGGCCGCATCTCCCGCCACCGACCGTCTCACCCGAACCCACCACGAACTCGGTGTCCTCACCGGCCATGCTGCCGCCACCGGCACCGATGCCTCCGAAGGCCCACGCCCCACGGCACACCTCCGCGCGGAACCAGGGGCCGGAGGTGACACCCGAATGA
- a CDS encoding C40 family peptidase has protein sequence MTKLMVAVLGVIIGFPLFLAFAVTGAFSALSGNSSSADAACIPTGATSEGVAGYGPEQMANAATIVAVGKKMNVPEEGWVIAIATALQESGLRNLDHGDRDSLGLFQQRPSQGWGTPTQITDPTYAATQFYRHLLALPGWQDMSVNDAAQAVQQSGLPYAYAQHEPAARTVVAAVSGATCTTPETGDCDNIQAPNPTALAAINYACGQQGLPYVQGGNGPEAGHAGFDCSGLTTAAYQAAGISLPRKAQWQYDAGPLLPADASLQPGDLVFYGTPHNIHHVGLYIGAGQMINTPDFGQPVQVNNIRWPGDDYAGATRPTN, from the coding sequence ATGACCAAGCTCATGGTTGCCGTGCTCGGCGTTATCATCGGGTTCCCCCTCTTCCTCGCCTTCGCCGTCACGGGAGCGTTCTCTGCGCTCTCCGGCAACAGCTCCAGCGCAGACGCGGCCTGCATACCCACCGGCGCCACGTCCGAAGGCGTGGCCGGATACGGTCCCGAGCAGATGGCCAACGCCGCCACCATCGTCGCGGTGGGCAAGAAGATGAACGTTCCCGAAGAGGGCTGGGTGATCGCGATCGCCACCGCACTGCAGGAATCCGGCCTGCGCAACCTCGACCACGGCGACCGCGACAGCCTCGGGCTCTTCCAACAACGCCCCTCCCAAGGCTGGGGCACCCCCACACAGATCACCGACCCCACCTACGCCGCCACCCAGTTCTACCGACACCTGCTCGCGCTCCCCGGCTGGCAAGACATGAGCGTCAACGACGCCGCGCAGGCCGTCCAACAATCAGGACTCCCCTACGCCTACGCACAACACGAGCCCGCCGCGCGCACCGTCGTCGCCGCAGTGAGCGGTGCTACGTGCACCACCCCCGAAACCGGCGACTGCGACAACATCCAAGCACCCAACCCAACCGCGCTCGCCGCGATCAACTACGCCTGCGGACAACAAGGACTCCCGTATGTCCAGGGTGGCAACGGACCCGAAGCCGGCCACGCCGGATTCGACTGCAGCGGACTGACCACCGCCGCCTACCAAGCAGCCGGAATCTCCTTACCCCGCAAAGCACAATGGCAATACGACGCTGGCCCGCTGCTGCCAGCCGACGCATCCCTGCAACCCGGAGACCTCGTCTTCTACGGCACCCCACACAACATCCACCACGTCGGCCTCTACATCGGAGCCGGACAAATGATCAACACACCTGACTTCGGCCAACCCGTCCAAGTCAACAACATCCGCTGGCCCGGCGACGACTACGCCGGAGCCACCCGACCAACGAATTGA
- a CDS encoding PrgI family protein, whose amino-acid sequence MTEPYRIPADVDREDRIVAGLTARQVVILAVTGIVLYAAWTVTRALIPLPVFLIPAIPIGATAAILALGQRDGITLDRLLLSAIRQRLGPRHRVAAPEGICPVPDWLTTHATTTGDTPATRGGSGVCPSALRLPAEAITDTGVIDLGSDGLAVLAVASTVNFALRTPAEQEGLVATFGRYLHSLTTPVQVLVRTERLDVSAQITELRERAGGLPHPALEQAALEHADYLAQLGEHTDLLRRQILLILREGLRPAGDAAAVGGSSAFAALIAGSGRKATRQKRGDSAARRAAESRLVRRLGEAVELLAPAGIVVTPLDAGQATAVLASSCNPDTVLPPATGLAGADEVITSPSGQPFDPYSRGGFSATAGLRAGVCDPAEAHDWDYDTEDDEDEFEERGRVA is encoded by the coding sequence ATGACCGAGCCATATCGGATTCCGGCTGATGTGGACAGAGAAGACCGCATCGTGGCGGGCCTGACCGCGCGCCAGGTGGTGATCCTCGCCGTGACCGGCATCGTGCTCTACGCCGCATGGACCGTGACCCGCGCCCTCATCCCGTTGCCGGTGTTTCTGATCCCGGCGATCCCGATCGGCGCGACGGCGGCGATCCTCGCACTGGGCCAGCGCGACGGCATCACCCTGGACCGGCTGCTGCTTTCGGCGATCCGCCAACGCCTCGGTCCCCGACACCGGGTCGCCGCCCCCGAAGGCATCTGCCCCGTCCCGGACTGGCTCACCACTCACGCCACCACGACCGGCGACACACCAGCCACCCGGGGTGGGTCCGGGGTGTGCCCGTCGGCGCTGCGGCTGCCCGCCGAAGCCATCACCGACACCGGGGTCATCGACCTCGGCAGCGATGGCCTCGCCGTCCTCGCCGTGGCCTCCACCGTCAACTTCGCCCTACGCACCCCGGCGGAACAGGAAGGTCTGGTCGCCACTTTCGGCCGCTACCTCCACAGCTTGACCACACCAGTGCAGGTACTCGTCCGCACCGAACGCCTCGATGTGTCCGCCCAGATCACCGAACTCCGCGAACGCGCCGGCGGCCTGCCCCACCCCGCGCTCGAACAAGCGGCGCTGGAGCACGCCGACTACCTCGCCCAACTCGGAGAACACACCGACCTGCTGCGCCGCCAAATCCTCCTCATCCTTCGCGAGGGCCTGCGGCCGGCCGGTGACGCGGCTGCGGTCGGTGGTTCGTCGGCGTTCGCGGCCCTGATTGCGGGGAGTGGGCGCAAGGCCACACGGCAGAAACGTGGGGATTCCGCGGCTCGCCGTGCTGCGGAGTCACGGCTGGTGCGGCGTCTCGGGGAGGCCGTTGAGCTGCTGGCACCGGCCGGAATCGTGGTGACTCCACTGGATGCCGGGCAGGCCACCGCCGTGCTCGCCTCCAGCTGTAACCCCGACACCGTGCTGCCGCCGGCCACCGGCCTGGCCGGCGCCGACGAGGTCATCACCAGCCCTAGCGGGCAGCCCTTCGATCCCTACTCCCGAGGCGGGTTCAGCGCTACGGCGGGCCTGCGGGCCGGGGTCTGCGACCCGGCCGAGGCGCACGACTGGGACTACGACACCGAAGACGACGAGGACGAGTTCGAAGAGAGGGGGCGAGTCGCATGA
- a CDS encoding pilin, with protein sequence MRRSGWLLAGEIAVLALLLTAAGAHAETTHVLAQAPSLDVVLNNIRNWLMGILAGLATVFLTVGGVRYVMAGGEPGEVEKAKQAFKSAGIGYGLAALAPLVVTILRGIVGV encoded by the coding sequence CTGCGGCGCTCGGGGTGGCTGCTGGCCGGCGAGATCGCCGTCTTAGCACTCCTGCTGACCGCCGCCGGCGCGCACGCCGAGACCACGCACGTGTTGGCCCAGGCTCCCAGCCTGGATGTGGTCTTGAACAACATTCGCAACTGGCTGATGGGGATCCTGGCGGGGCTGGCGACGGTGTTCCTCACGGTCGGTGGGGTCCGCTATGTCATGGCGGGCGGCGAGCCCGGTGAGGTCGAGAAGGCCAAGCAGGCGTTCAAGTCGGCCGGGATCGGCTATGGGCTGGCGGCGTTGGCGCCGCTGGTTGTGACGATCCTCCGCGGAATCGTGGGGGTGTGA
- a CDS encoding VirB4 family type IV secretion system protein: MLRTRHRASQASVAAPTASAFTPDAVSVGARHLEVGGEWVASFAIVGYPREVHPGWLQPLLTYPGRLDVSLHIEPIDPATAATRLKRQLAKLESGRRHTAEHGRLADPHVEAATEDAYDLSARIARGEGKLFRLGLYLTIHAPSQEALADEVAAIRSLAASLLLDAKHTTYRSLQGWVSTLPMGLDVVGMRRTFDTSALSAAFPFTSPDLPPTDPTSVAAPSGVLYGYNAQSQGLVHWDRFALDNHNSVVLGRSGAGKSYLVKLELLRSLYRGIEIYVVDPEDEYARLAAAVGGTYVHLGAAGVRLNPFDLPITLGPDGRRTAPKDALIRRSLFLHTVISVLIGAEPGAAERAALDRAIAATYHRVGITADARTWSRPAPILGDLRDTLADAGNSGDAAAGELAARLHPYVDGAFKHLFDGPTTTRPDGHLVVFSLRDLPDELKAIGTLLTLDAVWRRVSNPAIRRPRLVVVDEAWLLMQQHAGAQFLFRMAKASRKHWAGLTVATQDTADVLGSDLGKAVVANAATQILLRQASQAMDEITRTFDLSAGERQFLLSAERGQGLLSAGTQRVAFQSIASPTEHYLVTSDPAELADYAADADLTDPGADGSYLDLGALAEDNALIEGDEFGPGEVQLDLDA; the protein is encoded by the coding sequence ATGCTGCGTACACGCCATCGCGCCAGCCAGGCTTCGGTCGCAGCGCCGACCGCCAGTGCGTTCACGCCGGATGCGGTGAGCGTGGGTGCCCGGCATTTGGAAGTCGGCGGCGAGTGGGTCGCCTCCTTCGCCATCGTGGGCTATCCGCGTGAGGTCCATCCCGGCTGGCTGCAGCCCCTGCTGACCTATCCCGGCAGGTTGGATGTGTCGCTGCACATCGAGCCGATCGACCCCGCCACCGCCGCCACCCGTCTCAAACGGCAGCTGGCCAAACTGGAGAGTGGTCGGCGGCACACCGCCGAGCACGGCAGACTGGCCGACCCGCACGTGGAAGCGGCCACCGAGGACGCCTACGATCTCTCGGCCCGTATTGCGCGCGGCGAGGGCAAACTGTTCCGCCTCGGTCTGTATCTGACCATCCACGCCCCGTCGCAGGAGGCGCTGGCTGATGAGGTCGCCGCGATCCGGTCTCTGGCCGCGTCGTTGTTGCTGGACGCCAAACACACCACCTACCGCAGCCTGCAGGGGTGGGTGTCGACACTGCCCATGGGCCTCGATGTGGTGGGCATGCGCCGCACCTTCGACACCAGCGCCCTGTCGGCGGCGTTCCCGTTCACCAGCCCGGACTTACCGCCGACCGACCCGACCAGCGTGGCCGCGCCGTCCGGGGTGCTCTACGGCTACAACGCCCAGTCGCAAGGACTGGTGCACTGGGACCGCTTCGCACTGGACAACCACAACAGCGTGGTCCTGGGGCGCTCCGGCGCGGGAAAGTCCTACCTGGTCAAGCTTGAGCTTTTGCGCAGCCTGTATCGGGGGATCGAGATCTATGTCGTCGATCCCGAAGACGAATATGCGCGGCTGGCGGCAGCGGTCGGCGGCACCTACGTCCACCTCGGCGCAGCGGGCGTGCGGCTCAACCCGTTCGACCTGCCCATCACTCTCGGGCCGGATGGGCGGCGCACCGCCCCGAAGGACGCCCTGATCCGCCGAAGCTTGTTCCTGCACACCGTGATCAGCGTGCTGATCGGCGCTGAGCCGGGCGCTGCCGAGCGGGCGGCGCTGGATCGGGCGATCGCCGCCACCTACCACCGCGTGGGGATCACCGCCGATGCCCGCACCTGGAGCCGACCCGCCCCCATCTTGGGGGATCTCCGCGACACCCTCGCCGACGCGGGCAACAGTGGTGACGCGGCGGCGGGGGAGTTGGCCGCGCGGCTTCATCCCTATGTCGATGGTGCGTTCAAGCACCTCTTCGACGGCCCTACCACTACCCGTCCGGATGGGCACCTCGTGGTCTTCTCGCTGCGTGATCTGCCCGACGAGCTCAAAGCGATCGGCACGCTGCTGACGCTGGACGCGGTCTGGCGGCGGGTGTCCAATCCGGCGATCCGCAGGCCGCGGCTGGTCGTGGTCGACGAAGCGTGGCTGTTGATGCAACAACACGCCGGTGCGCAGTTCCTGTTCCGGATGGCCAAAGCCTCCCGCAAACACTGGGCCGGACTCACCGTCGCGACGCAGGACACCGCGGACGTGCTGGGCAGCGATCTCGGGAAAGCCGTGGTCGCCAACGCCGCCACGCAGATCCTGCTGCGGCAGGCGTCGCAGGCCATGGACGAGATCACCCGCACCTTCGATTTATCCGCCGGGGAAAGGCAATTCTTACTCTCAGCGGAGCGGGGCCAGGGCCTGCTGTCCGCGGGGACGCAGCGCGTGGCCTTTCAGAGTATTGCCTCGCCCACCGAGCACTACCTGGTCACCAGCGACCCGGCCGAACTCGCCGACTATGCCGCCGATGCAGACCTCACCGACCCCGGCGCTGACGGATCCTATCTCGACCTCGGGGCCTTGGCCGAGGACAACGCCCTGATCGAGGGCGACGAATTCGGCCCCGGCGAAGTCCAGCTCGACCTCGACGCGTGA
- a CDS encoding cold-shock protein, translating to MAQGSVKWFNGEKGFGFIAQDGGGPDVFVHFSEIQGSGFKSLDEGQRVEFEIGQGQKGPQAQGVRVI from the coding sequence ATGGCGCAAGGCAGCGTGAAGTGGTTCAACGGCGAGAAGGGCTTCGGGTTCATCGCCCAAGACGGCGGCGGACCTGACGTCTTCGTTCACTTTTCGGAGATCCAGGGCAGCGGCTTCAAGTCCCTCGACGAGGGCCAGCGGGTCGAGTTCGAGATCGGCCAGGGGCAGAAGGGACCGCAGGCCCAGGGCGTGCGCGTCATCTGA
- a CDS encoding type IV secretory system conjugative DNA transfer family protein, producing MTGDVHATNETGGWIGDYLRDPGGALHHVLASLAEWAITFGPIVGPLLAVGLGLLIGVRRWWRRHCHQRLAADARMVTVLAPPRVDPAGGAALWSHLVGLLRPAWKRWFTGQPHVGCEYVFSETGVAIRLWVPAVIPPGLVERAVEAAWPGAHTRTSTAEPPLPEAGSAQRRVVVGGELRLARAEALPIRTDFDADPIRALIGAPVGLGRNEHACVQVLARPVTGHRVAKARRAARRVHTGNSAHLVGRLLDHITPGARTHRKPTTGSATSGRDPQTALEHSAANRAIVGKQRGSQYETVIRYAVATVLPDKASDAELRRAREVARGRAHALAASFASYTEHNHYTRHRLPHPGATFADRRLGRGDLLSVPELAALAHLPTDEAIPGVQRAGAKAIAPPPGIATPGREAKPLGVTDTGHPRPVALRVPDARHHLHVLGATGSGKSTLLGTMILADAEAGRGTVVIDPKGDLVTDVLSRLPRWAADRVVLFDADSRHRPPCLNPLDGGETDLTVDNLVSVFRRVYSAFWGPRTDDVMRAACLTLRVQDGVATLADLPKLLAEPAFRSRVTAGLTDPVLKGFWSWYDELTDSARSQVISPLMNKLRAFLLRPFVRDAIAAGRSTVDMGRVLDGGICLVRVPKGSLGEETTRLVGSLVVARTWQATTARASIPQRQRRDASMVIDECHNFLNLPYPLEDMLAEARGFRVAMTLAHQHLGQLPRELRAGISTNARSKIFFNASPEDARELARHTAPRLSDHDLAHLGVYHAAARLVLRGEEAEPFTLTTQPLPPAIPGRARDIRRTARQSTHTRGPNAPKTSTSDRCDADSRQSTATAARPRPQAAPGSSPRSARRPRSTDPRRHG from the coding sequence CTGACCGGTGATGTCCACGCCACCAACGAGACTGGCGGATGGATCGGCGACTACCTGCGTGACCCCGGCGGCGCGCTCCACCACGTCCTTGCCTCCCTTGCCGAGTGGGCGATCACCTTCGGCCCGATCGTCGGCCCGCTGCTGGCAGTCGGGCTCGGCTTGCTGATCGGGGTGCGGCGGTGGTGGCGCCGCCACTGCCACCAGCGCCTGGCGGCCGATGCGCGGATGGTGACGGTGCTGGCCCCGCCGAGGGTGGATCCGGCGGGCGGGGCGGCGTTGTGGTCCCACCTCGTCGGGCTGCTGCGCCCGGCCTGGAAGCGCTGGTTCACCGGTCAGCCGCATGTGGGCTGCGAGTACGTCTTCTCCGAAACAGGCGTTGCGATCCGGTTGTGGGTGCCCGCAGTGATCCCTCCGGGGTTGGTCGAGCGGGCGGTCGAGGCCGCGTGGCCCGGCGCCCACACCCGCACCAGCACCGCCGAGCCACCCTTGCCCGAGGCTGGGTCGGCGCAGCGGCGCGTGGTCGTGGGGGGCGAGCTCCGGCTGGCCCGTGCGGAGGCGCTGCCGATCCGTACCGACTTCGACGCCGACCCCATCCGGGCGTTGATCGGCGCACCGGTCGGCCTCGGCCGCAACGAACATGCCTGCGTGCAAGTCCTGGCCCGCCCCGTGACCGGTCACCGGGTCGCCAAGGCCCGCCGCGCGGCCCGCCGAGTCCACACCGGTAACTCCGCTCACCTCGTCGGCAGGCTGCTGGACCACATCACCCCCGGCGCCCGCACCCACCGCAAGCCCACCACCGGCTCGGCGACCTCGGGTCGTGATCCGCAAACCGCACTGGAACACAGCGCAGCGAACCGGGCGATCGTCGGCAAACAACGCGGTTCCCAGTACGAGACCGTGATCCGCTACGCCGTGGCCACCGTACTCCCGGACAAGGCGAGCGATGCCGAGTTGCGCCGGGCGCGGGAGGTCGCGCGAGGCCGCGCACACGCGCTTGCGGCATCCTTTGCCTCCTACACCGAACACAACCACTACACCCGCCATCGGCTGCCTCACCCGGGCGCCACCTTCGCCGACCGGAGGCTTGGCCGCGGGGATCTGCTGTCGGTGCCCGAGCTGGCCGCGCTCGCTCACCTGCCCACCGATGAAGCGATTCCCGGTGTGCAACGAGCCGGAGCGAAAGCGATCGCCCCACCACCGGGAATCGCGACCCCCGGACGGGAAGCCAAGCCACTGGGGGTGACCGACACCGGCCACCCACGGCCGGTGGCGCTGCGGGTGCCGGATGCCCGGCATCACCTGCATGTCCTCGGAGCCACTGGCTCGGGTAAATCCACGTTGCTGGGCACCATGATTCTCGCGGATGCCGAAGCGGGCCGCGGCACCGTGGTGATCGACCCCAAGGGAGACCTCGTCACCGACGTGCTCTCCCGACTACCCCGCTGGGCGGCGGACCGGGTGGTGCTCTTCGACGCCGACTCGCGGCACCGCCCGCCCTGCCTCAACCCCCTTGACGGTGGGGAAACCGATCTCACCGTCGACAACCTCGTGTCGGTGTTCCGGCGGGTGTACTCGGCGTTCTGGGGACCCCGCACCGACGACGTCATGCGGGCAGCGTGTCTGACCCTGCGCGTGCAGGACGGCGTCGCCACGCTCGCGGACCTGCCGAAGTTGCTGGCGGAACCCGCCTTCCGCTCCCGCGTCACCGCGGGTCTCACCGATCCGGTGTTGAAGGGCTTCTGGTCCTGGTATGACGAACTCACCGACTCCGCCCGCTCCCAGGTCATCTCACCCCTGATGAACAAACTCCGGGCTTTTCTGCTGCGGCCCTTCGTCCGCGACGCCATCGCAGCAGGACGCTCCACGGTGGACATGGGTAGGGTGCTTGACGGCGGGATCTGCCTGGTGCGTGTTCCGAAAGGCTCATTGGGGGAGGAGACCACCCGGCTGGTCGGCTCACTGGTGGTGGCCCGCACCTGGCAGGCCACCACCGCCCGCGCCAGTATCCCGCAGCGCCAGCGCCGGGATGCCTCGATGGTGATCGACGAGTGTCATAACTTCCTCAATCTCCCGTATCCGCTGGAAGACATGCTCGCCGAAGCCCGCGGGTTCCGGGTCGCGATGACTCTGGCGCACCAGCACCTCGGACAGCTCCCCCGCGAACTCAGGGCGGGTATTTCGACCAACGCCCGGTCGAAGATCTTCTTCAATGCCAGCCCCGAAGACGCCCGCGAACTCGCCCGCCACACCGCACCCCGGCTCTCCGACCACGACCTGGCGCACCTGGGCGTCTACCACGCCGCCGCCCGACTCGTCCTGCGCGGCGAAGAAGCCGAACCCTTCACCCTCACCACCCAGCCCCTGCCACCGGCGATTCCTGGACGCGCCCGCGACATCCGCCGGACCGCCCGACAGTCCACCCACACACGAGGACCAAACGCACCGAAAACGTCCACATCGGACCGGTGCGACGCAGACTCCCGTCAGTCGACGGCCACCGCTGCGCGTCCACGTCCCCAAGCAGCGCCTGGCAGTTCACCTCGGTCTGCCCGGCGGCCCCGCAGCACCGATCCGCGTCGTCACGGCTGA
- a CDS encoding MarR family transcriptional regulator, translating into MPRKNNNAHKPTKPRALQALPASSPAVPVRTDAEDKVWAALYAHPNSTTAELAEAAKVGRSTAGKVLAAWDKDGTVTRICGIAEGGRRAADRWTVNDAADTAIPEAETVDEPSNANEASTPADVLDEPGADTATTEEIPTEDTVSSVDCSPLEPVPDLPTQPDTGANNSSGKPPSAKAGRLGKGELRGMVEDFLTEHAGEQFSPNAIGKALNRSAGAVNNALEKLVADGYALKTQNSPKRFAAKLDEPGA; encoded by the coding sequence ATGCCCAGGAAGAACAACAACGCCCACAAGCCGACCAAGCCCCGCGCCCTGCAGGCCCTGCCTGCCAGCAGCCCGGCCGTACCGGTGCGCACCGACGCCGAGGACAAGGTGTGGGCCGCGCTGTACGCCCACCCCAACTCGACTACCGCCGAGCTGGCCGAGGCCGCCAAGGTGGGTCGGTCCACTGCCGGGAAGGTCCTCGCCGCCTGGGACAAGGACGGCACCGTCACCCGCATCTGCGGTATCGCCGAAGGCGGTCGCCGCGCCGCCGACCGGTGGACGGTCAACGACGCCGCGGATACCGCGATCCCGGAGGCGGAAACGGTCGACGAGCCGTCGAACGCCAATGAGGCCAGCACCCCCGCGGATGTCCTCGACGAGCCGGGGGCCGACACCGCAACGACGGAGGAGATCCCCACCGAGGACACCGTGTCCAGCGTGGACTGCTCCCCGCTCGAGCCGGTCCCGGATTTGCCCACGCAGCCGGACACCGGGGCGAACAACTCCTCCGGGAAGCCGCCGTCGGCGAAGGCTGGCCGGTTGGGCAAGGGGGAGCTGCGGGGCATGGTTGAGGACTTCCTGACCGAGCACGCGGGCGAGCAGTTCAGCCCGAACGCGATCGGTAAGGCCCTAAACCGGTCTGCGGGCGCGGTGAACAACGCGCTGGAGAAGCTGGTCGCCGACGGCTACGCCCTCAAGACCCAGAACTCGCCCAAGCGTTTCGCCGCCAAGCTCGACGAGCCCGGCGCCTAA